A region from the Nitrososphaera sp. genome encodes:
- the gvpJ gene encoding gas vesicle protein GvpJ, translating to MSQQQQSDFLQSAEQDQSSLNKPILGLFELVDRILDKGLVIDAFVSITVLGIPLVIIRARIVVASLDTFLRYQEAMGLRGEPGEKVEQRQQQGFDPQQAQADSQRQFQPQQQGYAPQQGYQMAS from the coding sequence ATGTCTCAACAACAGCAATCCGACTTTCTGCAGTCAGCAGAGCAGGACCAGAGTTCACTTAACAAACCAATATTGGGTTTGTTCGAGCTGGTGGACAGGATTCTTGACAAAGGGCTCGTGATCGATGCATTTGTTTCCATAACAGTGCTTGGGATTCCGCTCGTGATAATTCGCGCTAGAATCGTCGTAGCTAGTCTGGACACATTTCTAAGGTATCAGGAGGCAATGGGCCTTCGCGGCGAACCCGGTGAAAAGGTTGAGCAGCGTCAGCAACAGGGGTTCGATCCTCAGCAGGCACAGGCTGATTCGCAGCGCCAGTTCCAGCCGCAACAACAAGGCTACGCCCCGCAGCAGGGCTACCAGATGGCATCTTAG
- a CDS encoding gas vesicle protein gives MQSLDYSEYGSPQGEGGSAGQIGSGGLLELIDKVLDKGLVINGDVTIALAGAELLSLRINLVIASLETAKRYGIELPWEKWNRIDQDNQELQVEQDGWEQTAAQDGNAQAPDLPPDDAQTQSQQLASNKSRARSNTRIQSKRTSSSASRRNRTGSRRG, from the coding sequence ATGCAGTCGCTTGATTACAGCGAATACGGCAGTCCTCAGGGAGAAGGAGGTTCGGCCGGTCAAATTGGTTCCGGCGGCCTACTTGAACTGATTGACAAGGTCCTGGACAAGGGTCTCGTCATCAATGGCGATGTTACAATTGCCCTTGCAGGTGCAGAGCTTCTCTCATTAAGGATTAACCTCGTTATAGCCTCTCTGGAAACGGCAAAGAGATATGGCATAGAACTTCCCTGGGAAAAGTGGAACAGGATAGACCAGGATAATCAGGAGCTGCAAGTGGAGCAGGATGGTTGGGAGCAAACGGCCGCTCAGGACGGAAATGCACAGGCTCCTGATCTTCCCCCGGACGATGCACAGACTCAGAGCCAGCAACTTGCAAGTAACAAATCCCGGGCGAGATCCAATACACGGATCCAATCAAAGAGAACCAGCTCAAGCGCCAGCAGGCGAAATCGCACAGGCTCCCGAAGAGGCTGA
- a CDS encoding gas vesicle protein K has translation MSRRSITQSRTRVGRHWDGQPGYVNARYPESQTDEQVEDGLSKLILAIVKVLLEVMERQAARRAGEGSLSADEVERLGRALIRVRSQFSNLCLKFGLNPDDLGLPVRTFEDIPEGDNILHPGTTEPLINNEMASSNRMGLTAHTLANILDRLIEKQTTIAGEVTMSLAGIELVVLRLLASLQPVRSKAPAKSRAKS, from the coding sequence GTGAGCCGGCGTTCAATCACGCAGTCACGGACCCGGGTTGGCCGGCACTGGGATGGACAGCCGGGCTATGTGAATGCTCGATACCCAGAATCGCAAACGGATGAGCAAGTCGAAGACGGGCTTTCCAAGCTGATCCTGGCTATCGTAAAGGTGCTTCTGGAAGTCATGGAAAGACAGGCCGCACGAAGGGCCGGGGAAGGGTCTCTTTCGGCAGACGAGGTGGAGAGATTGGGCCGAGCACTGATTAGGGTCAGGAGCCAGTTTTCAAACCTCTGCCTGAAGTTTGGACTCAACCCGGATGACTTGGGCCTGCCCGTTCGGACATTTGAGGACATTCCCGAGGGGGATAACATTTTGCACCCGGGAACAACTGAGCCGCTAATCAATAACGAAATGGCGTCTTCCAATCGCATGGGATTGACGGCTCATACTCTGGCAAACATCCTTGACCGATTGATCGAAAAGCAGACGACAATTGCAGGCGAGGTGACAATGTCACTGGCGGGCATAGAACTGGTCGTGCTAAGGCTACTTGCATCCCTCCAGCCAGTACGGAGCAAAGCACCGGCGAAATCAAGAGCGAAGTCATGA